A window from Aliamphritea hakodatensis encodes these proteins:
- a CDS encoding HDOD domain-containing protein has protein sequence MQSMQAAHTEPKYRILMVHDTGTKALVLVPSDQLLDLVSIWNHSELRLQPLRSREAVKFFGQAALKTEKGLQKLMGLRVYMDAGLNDLDVIEAVEPYTGRVFEIRRHWIQQPVVLKALALTTTSISNAQPGGSDAKVITQAVERFTSLRVKQRLEDTLGMPALPLSMKKLIALRSDPIAGIDDLVPLVRVDPSLAAQVMSWAASPYYAAPTDVQSVDDAVVRVLGFDLVLNLALGVAMGQTLAVPDDTPREGVPFWQQAVYTAALCELLCKKVPVAVRPKLGMVYLAGLLHNFGYLVLAHVFPSYFSLLSRYIEANPHMPSEYIEQQVLNVTREQIGSWLLDSWSLPDKVCEAVRHQQDPNYQGDAQQEVGLLYIASRLLRSKGLGDGPEEEIPSALFKRLQISREDADEALEMIVENRTELEALVNSIAPAKAS, from the coding sequence ATGCAATCAATGCAAGCCGCTCACACTGAGCCTAAATATCGCATCCTTATGGTGCACGATACCGGCACGAAAGCGCTGGTATTAGTGCCGTCTGACCAGTTACTGGATCTGGTCAGTATCTGGAATCATTCAGAATTACGCCTGCAACCTCTGCGCAGCCGCGAAGCGGTCAAGTTCTTTGGTCAGGCTGCCCTGAAAACAGAAAAAGGTTTGCAAAAGCTGATGGGCCTGCGGGTCTATATGGACGCCGGACTGAATGATCTGGATGTCATTGAAGCGGTTGAGCCTTATACCGGCCGGGTCTTTGAGATCCGCCGTCACTGGATACAGCAGCCCGTAGTACTCAAGGCGCTGGCGCTGACTACCACCTCTATCAGCAATGCCCAGCCGGGCGGAAGTGATGCAAAAGTAATTACCCAGGCGGTTGAGCGCTTTACCAGCTTGCGGGTGAAACAGCGTCTGGAAGATACGCTGGGGATGCCGGCGCTGCCGTTATCCATGAAAAAACTGATTGCCCTGCGCTCTGATCCGATTGCCGGGATTGATGATCTGGTGCCGCTGGTCCGGGTTGATCCGAGTCTGGCCGCTCAGGTGATGAGCTGGGCGGCGTCACCGTATTATGCTGCGCCAACAGATGTACAGTCTGTTGATGATGCTGTGGTACGGGTACTGGGCTTTGATCTGGTACTGAATCTGGCCTTAGGTGTCGCCATGGGGCAGACACTGGCAGTGCCGGATGATACCCCCCGTGAAGGTGTGCCGTTCTGGCAGCAGGCGGTGTATACCGCAGCGCTGTGTGAACTGCTGTGCAAGAAGGTACCGGTTGCAGTACGGCCTAAGCTGGGCATGGTGTATCTGGCTGGCTTACTGCATAACTTTGGTTATCTGGTACTGGCCCATGTATTTCCGTCGTATTTCTCCCTGTTATCCCGGTATATTGAGGCGAACCCGCATATGCCGTCTGAATACATTGAACAACAGGTACTGAACGTGACCCGTGAGCAGATTGGCTCATGGCTGCTGGACAGCTGGTCGCTGCCGGATAAAGTCTGTGAAGCGGTACGTCATCAGCAGGACCCGAACTATCAGGGTGACGCCCAGCAGGAAGTGGGTCTGTTATACATTGCATCCCGCCTGTTACGTTCAAAGGGCTTGGGTGACGGTCCGGAAGAAGAGATTCCCAGCGCACTGTTCAAGCGTTTACAGATCAGCCGCGAAGACGCCGATGAGGCATTGGAGATGATCGTCGAGAACCGTACCGAGCTGGAGGCGCTGGTGAATTCAATCGCACCGGCAAAGGCCAGCTAA
- a CDS encoding RelA/SpoT family protein — protein MPTIDALSDRLSGYLDLEQIRAVRRAYFYAEQAHDGQRRKSGEPYVTHPLSVASILAGMHMDHQSLMAAMLHDVIEDTEVNRDGLAGQFGDQVTDIVDGVSKLTHLEFETRAEAQAENFQKMVMAMAVDIRVILVKLADRLHNMRTLGAMPPEKQRRIARETLDIYAPVAARLGMRDMQLELEDLAFQSYHPMRSKYIRRAVVQARGQRKDIISSIEESIRSRLSQEGFGGVVSGREKHLYSIYSKMKSKGKSFEEIMDVFAFRIVTESVDDCYRVLGVIHSLYKPVAGRFKDYIAIPKANGYQSLHTDLFGARNITIEVQIRTKEMDAVASQGIAEHSHYKIYGDSSSAVDGYNRARKWVQSLLEMQKRAGDSMEFIETVKTDLFSDEVYVFSPKGRIYELPQGATAVDFAYAVHTDVGNSCISCRINRRLAPLSQTLESGQTVEIITTASARPNIAWMNFVVTGKARSAIRHFVKQQQRDESVELGRRLLNQFMSNFGTSVDDADPAQLQALLEEMQLNSLDDLLVDIGLGNRMAYVVARRLRPRSDEDEGSKDLGPVTSDKPFAIKGTEGMVMHYARCCGPIPGDKITGHISSGRGLVIHRTDCRNIAFMKDDAEKCVYLEWSAAIDEEFTVNLDLQVEPARGLIASLATTAAGAGSNVFKIDISETDSPLSTVHMDITVTSRIHLARVMRKLKSLPAVYKLTRV, from the coding sequence ATGCCAACCATTGATGCGCTTTCTGACCGGTTATCCGGCTATCTTGATCTCGAGCAGATCAGGGCCGTGCGGCGGGCGTATTTTTACGCAGAACAGGCCCATGATGGCCAGCGGCGTAAGAGTGGTGAGCCCTATGTGACCCATCCGCTGTCGGTGGCATCTATTCTGGCGGGTATGCACATGGACCATCAGAGCCTGATGGCGGCGATGCTCCATGACGTGATTGAAGATACGGAAGTAAACCGGGACGGCCTGGCCGGCCAGTTCGGTGATCAGGTTACCGACATTGTTGACGGGGTCAGTAAGCTGACCCATCTGGAGTTTGAAACCCGTGCTGAGGCACAGGCGGAAAACTTCCAGAAGATGGTGATGGCAATGGCGGTGGATATCCGGGTTATTCTCGTCAAGCTGGCGGACCGGTTGCACAACATGCGTACTCTGGGAGCCATGCCGCCAGAAAAGCAGCGCCGCATCGCCCGTGAAACCCTGGATATTTACGCGCCGGTTGCAGCCCGTTTGGGGATGCGGGATATGCAGCTGGAACTGGAAGATCTGGCATTCCAGTCGTATCACCCGATGCGCTCCAAATATATTCGCCGGGCGGTGGTACAGGCCCGGGGCCAGCGTAAAGATATTATTTCCAGCATTGAAGAATCGATCCGCAGCCGCCTGAGTCAGGAAGGGTTTGGCGGGGTGGTTTCCGGCCGGGAAAAACACCTGTACAGCATCTATAGCAAGATGAAGAGCAAAGGTAAGTCCTTCGAGGAAATCATGGACGTGTTTGCTTTTCGGATCGTGACCGAAAGTGTTGATGACTGCTATCGGGTGCTGGGGGTTATTCACAGCCTGTATAAGCCGGTTGCCGGGCGTTTCAAAGATTATATCGCGATTCCTAAAGCCAACGGTTATCAGTCGCTGCACACGGATTTATTCGGTGCCCGTAATATCACCATCGAAGTGCAGATCCGCACCAAAGAGATGGATGCGGTTGCCAGCCAGGGCATTGCAGAGCACAGCCACTATAAGATTTACGGTGATTCCAGCAGCGCGGTAGACGGTTATAACCGGGCCCGTAAGTGGGTGCAGAGCCTGCTGGAAATGCAGAAGCGTGCCGGCGATTCCATGGAGTTCATTGAAACGGTGAAAACCGATCTGTTCTCCGATGAAGTATATGTATTCTCGCCGAAAGGCCGGATTTACGAACTGCCGCAGGGTGCCACGGCGGTGGACTTTGCCTATGCGGTACATACCGATGTGGGTAACTCCTGTATCTCCTGCCGTATAAACCGTCGGCTGGCGCCGCTGTCCCAGACGCTGGAAAGCGGCCAGACGGTGGAAATCATTACCACGGCCAGCGCCCGACCGAATATTGCCTGGATGAATTTTGTGGTGACCGGTAAGGCGCGTTCCGCGATCCGTCACTTTGTGAAGCAGCAGCAACGTGATGAATCCGTAGAACTGGGCCGTCGCCTGCTGAATCAGTTTATGAGTAACTTCGGTACCTCGGTGGATGATGCTGATCCGGCGCAGTTGCAGGCACTGCTGGAAGAGATGCAGCTTAACAGCCTGGATGATCTGCTGGTGGATATTGGTCTGGGTAACCGGATGGCCTATGTGGTGGCGCGCCGGCTACGGCCACGCTCTGATGAAGACGAGGGCAGTAAGGATCTTGGCCCGGTGACCAGCGACAAACCCTTTGCGATCAAGGGCACGGAAGGCATGGTCATGCACTATGCCCGTTGTTGTGGCCCTATTCCCGGGGACAAGATCACCGGCCATATTTCTTCCGGCAGGGGGCTGGTCATCCACCGTACGGATTGCCGTAATATCGCCTTTATGAAAGATGATGCAGAGAAATGTGTTTATCTGGAATGGTCGGCCGCGATCGATGAAGAATTCACCGTTAACCTGGATCTGCAGGTTGAACCGGCCCGGGGCCTGATTGCTTCGTTGGCTACCACCGCAGCAGGCGCAGGTTCCAACGTCTTTAAGATTGATATTTCAGAGACGGACTCACCTCTGAGTACTGTGCACATGGATATCACTGTTACCAGCCGGATACATCTGGCCCGGGTCATGCGTAAACTGAAGTCCCTGCCGGCGGTGTATAAACTGACCCGCGTCTGA
- the rpoZ gene encoding DNA-directed RNA polymerase subunit omega → MARVTVEDCLEHVDNRFELVMLASKRARQLATGGKEPKVEWENDKPTVVALREIAEEHVSNATIDVVEEA, encoded by the coding sequence ATGGCTCGCGTAACCGTTGAAGATTGTCTGGAACACGTAGACAACCGTTTTGAATTAGTCATGCTTGCGTCCAAGCGTGCCCGTCAACTAGCTACCGGCGGTAAAGAGCCAAAGGTAGAGTGGGAAAATGACAAGCCGACTGTTGTTGCGCTGCGTGAAATTGCTGAAGAGCATGTCAGCAATGCAACAATTGATGTAGTCGAAGAAGCGTAA
- the gmk gene encoding guanylate kinase, producing the protein MSKLGTLYIVSAPSGAGKTSLVKALLEQDQQICVSVSHTTRDMRPGEVDGKDYNFVALSDFDAMIGRGEFLEYAEVFTNKYGTSQIWVEQQLQQGLDVILEIDWQGAQQVRRLMPESVSVFILPPSTDALRERLTGRGQDAAEVIEHRMSQAISEMSHYAEFDYLIINDDFQTALGELQSVFAGQRLTLDRQQRKHQGLLAGLLSA; encoded by the coding sequence ATGAGCAAGTTAGGCACCCTCTATATCGTTTCTGCGCCGTCCGGTGCGGGTAAAACCAGTCTGGTAAAGGCGTTACTGGAACAGGATCAGCAGATCTGTGTATCGGTGTCCCATACCACCCGTGACATGCGTCCGGGCGAAGTGGACGGCAAAGATTATAACTTTGTTGCCCTGAGTGACTTTGATGCGATGATCGGCCGGGGTGAGTTTCTGGAATATGCTGAAGTGTTTACCAATAAATACGGTACATCTCAGATCTGGGTTGAGCAGCAGCTGCAGCAGGGGCTGGATGTGATTCTGGAAATCGACTGGCAGGGTGCCCAGCAGGTTCGCCGCCTGATGCCGGAGAGCGTATCCGTGTTCATTCTGCCACCGTCAACCGACGCGTTGCGCGAACGTCTTACCGGTCGCGGTCAGGATGCAGCAGAGGTCATTGAGCACCGTATGTCACAGGCCATCAGCGAAATGAGCCATTACGCAGAGTTTGATTACCTGATCATCAATGATGATTTTCAGACCGCACTGGGAGAATTGCAGTCGGTATTTGCCGGTCAGCGTCTGACATTAGACCGTCAGCAGCGAAAGCATCAGGGTTTACTGGCCGGGCTCTTGTCAGCTTAA
- a CDS encoding RNA polymerase sigma factor, translating into MIDQAQLNRLHRYAVSLCRHGDDAFDLVQSALASFLEPPVKQFDDPIPYLFTSIRNRYIDIYRRDQKVQNTPLQDEHREAADYDLQVLETVMVNERQVHYLMNMLDDQEREMLFLWAVEGYSTQEVATLMALPKGTVLSKIHRLRQRLHQSKARENNCGVSL; encoded by the coding sequence ATGATTGACCAGGCCCAGCTGAACCGTTTACACCGCTATGCGGTGTCTTTGTGCCGCCACGGGGATGATGCTTTTGATCTGGTGCAAAGCGCGCTGGCGAGTTTTCTGGAACCGCCGGTGAAACAGTTTGATGATCCGATCCCCTATTTATTTACCAGTATCCGTAACCGATATATCGATATCTACCGCCGGGATCAGAAGGTGCAGAATACCCCGTTACAGGATGAACACAGAGAAGCCGCAGACTATGATCTGCAGGTGCTGGAAACGGTAATGGTGAACGAGCGGCAGGTACATTACCTGATGAATATGCTGGATGATCAGGAACGTGAAATGCTGTTTCTCTGGGCGGTGGAAGGTTACAGCACGCAGGAAGTAGCGACCCTGATGGCATTACCAAAGGGGACCGTATTATCTAAAATACACCGCTTGCGGCAGCGCTTACATCAGAGCAAGGCCAGGGAGAATAATTGCGGGGTGAGTTTATGA
- a CDS encoding HvfC/BufC N-terminal domain-containing protein: MHNLPDGEAFLPQYWPQLLNDALQQQADTRHWQAAGNASPATVLDAYRNNTREGRIRALQVTFPVLEQLLGQTAFAAYAGDYVTQYPAVAADLDVFGDHFADFLRQCEPLRTVPYVAEMAAFEWCVQAARFAPLETALSGAVLAQSDEQQLETLRVSTPRSLQQLRCEHNIHELWLWHRQPEDEFQLQHGTFNLVVSMQRSATQGWHIAALAVTAKEATLLNDVNTMLLTEVVETFAAEGMPISETLQCWLNRQWLVAHD; this comes from the coding sequence GTGCACAATTTGCCAGATGGCGAGGCTTTTTTACCTCAGTACTGGCCGCAGCTGTTAAATGACGCTTTGCAGCAGCAGGCGGATACCCGTCACTGGCAGGCCGCCGGGAATGCCTCACCGGCAACCGTGCTGGATGCTTACCGGAACAATACCCGGGAAGGGCGCATCCGCGCGTTGCAGGTAACCTTTCCGGTGTTGGAGCAACTGCTGGGACAAACTGCGTTTGCAGCCTATGCCGGTGATTATGTCACGCAGTACCCGGCCGTTGCTGCTGATCTGGATGTGTTTGGCGATCACTTTGCCGATTTTCTCCGCCAGTGTGAGCCACTGAGGACGGTGCCTTATGTGGCCGAAATGGCGGCGTTTGAATGGTGTGTGCAGGCGGCCCGCTTTGCGCCGTTAGAAACCGCCCTGAGCGGTGCAGTGCTGGCGCAGAGTGATGAACAGCAGCTGGAGACGCTGCGGGTCAGTACGCCCCGCAGCTTACAGCAGCTCAGGTGTGAACATAATATTCATGAGCTGTGGTTGTGGCACCGCCAGCCGGAGGATGAGTTTCAGTTGCAGCACGGAACCTTTAATCTGGTGGTCAGTATGCAGCGCTCGGCAACACAGGGCTGGCATATCGCTGCACTGGCCGTGACTGCTAAGGAGGCAACGCTGTTAAATGATGTGAACACAATGTTACTGACTGAGGTCGTGGAAACATTCGCCGCAGAAGGTATGCCGATCAGTGAAACCCTGCAGTGCTGGTTAAACCGGCAATGGCTGGTGGCCCATGATTGA
- a CDS encoding DUF692 domain-containing protein, protein MSHHLIGSLPARAGIGLRWPHIDQLLAEQPDIAWLELLADNHLHTGNLDYHRMMALAERYPVALHCVSMNLAGNDPLDFAYLDRIKHLSKATGAAWISDHACFCSQGNAHSHDLLPLPMTAAYAEHLAARIRLVQDYLEQRILLENLSTYLRPPVAGLPEGQFLALVAELADCDLLLDVNNFQVNSINFGDDPREQIGYLPAERIRQMHLGGYQKTDWGALDTHGREVWPDVWELFADTVARTGPRPTLIEWDNDVPELPRLLEEAARADQILLQREVA, encoded by the coding sequence TTGAGTCATCATCTGATAGGATCATTACCCGCCCGTGCCGGGATAGGTTTACGCTGGCCGCATATTGATCAGTTGCTGGCAGAACAGCCGGATATCGCCTGGCTGGAGTTGCTGGCAGATAACCATTTGCATACCGGTAATCTGGATTATCACCGGATGATGGCGCTGGCGGAGCGTTATCCGGTCGCGCTGCATTGTGTGTCAATGAATCTGGCCGGTAATGACCCGCTGGACTTTGCCTATCTGGACCGGATTAAGCATCTGTCGAAAGCGACCGGGGCCGCCTGGATATCAGATCATGCCTGTTTTTGCAGCCAGGGTAATGCCCACAGTCACGATTTACTGCCTCTGCCCATGACGGCCGCTTATGCTGAACATCTGGCGGCCAGAATCCGGCTGGTTCAGGATTATCTGGAACAGCGTATTCTGCTGGAAAACCTTTCAACCTATTTACGGCCGCCGGTGGCCGGCTTGCCTGAAGGGCAGTTTCTGGCGCTGGTAGCAGAACTGGCGGACTGCGATTTATTGCTGGATGTGAATAACTTTCAGGTGAACAGTATCAATTTCGGTGATGACCCCCGGGAACAGATTGGCTACCTGCCTGCAGAGCGGATTCGCCAGATGCATCTGGGAGGCTATCAGAAAACCGACTGGGGCGCGCTGGATACCCACGGCAGGGAAGTCTGGCCGGATGTCTGGGAACTGTTTGCGGACACTGTGGCACGAACAGGCCCACGGCCAACGCTGATTGAATGGGACAATGATGTTCCCGAACTGCCGCGTTTGCTGGAAGAAGCAGCCCGGGCTGATCAGATTTTGCTGCAGCGGGAGGTGGCTTAG
- a CDS encoding BufA1 family periplasmic bufferin-type metallophore has protein sequence MSKSTLALKTAIAGIALAGASAAMAVPDQPAAWEKCAGVAVAGKNDCGALDGKHGCAGQSTVDNAANEWVYVPEGTCAKIGGDVAKVKPAKA, from the coding sequence ATGTCTAAATCAACACTAGCACTGAAAACAGCGATTGCCGGTATTGCCCTGGCGGGTGCGTCTGCAGCGATGGCTGTGCCGGATCAGCCAGCTGCGTGGGAAAAATGCGCCGGCGTGGCAGTGGCAGGTAAGAACGACTGTGGTGCTCTGGACGGTAAGCACGGTTGTGCCGGCCAGTCTACAGTAGATAACGCGGCGAATGAGTGGGTATACGTGCCGGAAGGTACCTGTGCCAAGATCGGTGGTGATGTCGCCAAGGTTAAGCCAGCGAAGGCATAA
- a CDS encoding bifunctional diguanylate cyclase/phosphodiesterase encodes MASSSVVNSLMIKVGAVIFITTLVIGYLWIDSEYRDLADTNRRFAENYLEEQKQILRNDVLRMREFVHQQQARASTDLRRHLKNHVYQAHSVATGIHRQYHKRLPDFNIQQRIIDALRYSHFASSRSYYFIDSFNKTPLLYPPDPAVEGHTMDASLHSREKHEVTQKTLELVSTEDEGYILYDWYRPEDNSTLERKYSFVKRFEPYNWIIGSGDYLEDFENRNRTRILQDIAQTSTSKMAPDYFSVVSYTGELYAAQGKYVAGQTNIWDLQSPNGKHVVQDAVRLVREHPEGGFYSYSWEKPNGDIAEKIAFMVGIDEWQVYIGTDAYLDTIDAEIARRSAEFASKVNTRVRTAMLILLTATLLILLSAYFFSRRLQHNLTLFQHAFNDAVENGIHLNKDSIFFNEFKQLAGSVNRMIDRLNRQTGILRHTAQHDALTDLPNRLTGNDHLETMLQTVAEHNASLALFFIDLDNFKEVNDTLGHSAGDQLLRQVAERLLGTLREEDHLARLGGDEFTIVTGFMPDKDDAVTIAQKLLDCFTAPFTIGEQQIFAGASIGIAIYPEHGHTSELLLRNADAAMYQAKRNGKNAFAFYDSHLTVNLQHRVNMIDSLRRAIDNREFCLHYQPQVCVKRSLTVSCEALIRWPREQGWISPADFIPYAESSGLINPIGRWVIREACEQWVRWRDQGLSLRAIAVNISCHQLQEPDFIDHIVNCLAETGCPAQALELEVTESALLDTPEKLTRLYNMGIRLALDDFGTGYSSLSYLKQLPLNKIKIDRSFINHIAHDVNDLAITRAILTLGLSLKLEVIAEGVEENRQLDVLRDERCPLIQGFIFSQALAADDFFEYAMRHGKNEDRITRMG; translated from the coding sequence GTGGCCAGTAGCAGTGTTGTTAATTCATTGATGATTAAAGTCGGGGCGGTGATCTTTATCACTACCCTGGTCATTGGTTATTTATGGATCGACAGCGAATACCGTGACCTGGCAGACACCAACCGGCGGTTTGCCGAAAATTATCTGGAAGAACAAAAACAGATTTTACGCAATGATGTTCTGCGAATGCGTGAGTTTGTTCATCAACAGCAGGCCCGGGCAAGCACCGATCTGCGCCGTCACCTGAAAAACCATGTTTACCAGGCTCACAGTGTCGCCACGGGCATTCACCGTCAGTACCACAAACGCCTGCCGGACTTTAATATTCAGCAACGGATAATCGACGCCCTGCGTTACAGCCATTTTGCCAGTTCCCGCAGTTATTATTTCATTGATTCATTCAACAAAACTCCCCTGCTTTACCCGCCCGATCCGGCTGTTGAAGGTCACACCATGGATGCCAGCCTGCATTCCAGAGAAAAACACGAAGTCACGCAGAAAACCCTCGAACTGGTCTCCACTGAAGATGAAGGCTACATTCTTTACGACTGGTACCGCCCGGAAGACAACAGCACGCTGGAACGTAAATACAGTTTTGTAAAACGCTTTGAACCCTACAACTGGATCATCGGCAGCGGTGACTATCTGGAAGACTTCGAAAACCGCAACCGCACCCGCATTCTGCAGGACATCGCCCAGACATCCACCTCCAAAATGGCACCGGATTACTTCTCGGTAGTGTCTTACACCGGTGAGCTCTATGCCGCACAGGGCAAATATGTCGCCGGCCAGACCAACATCTGGGACCTGCAGTCCCCCAACGGAAAACACGTTGTTCAGGATGCCGTCAGGCTGGTCAGAGAGCATCCCGAAGGGGGCTTTTACTCCTATTCCTGGGAAAAACCCAACGGTGACATCGCTGAAAAAATAGCCTTCATGGTGGGCATTGATGAATGGCAGGTCTATATCGGCACCGACGCGTATCTGGATACCATCGATGCAGAAATTGCCCGGCGGAGTGCTGAGTTCGCCAGTAAAGTGAACACCCGGGTACGCACCGCCATGCTGATTTTGCTGACCGCCACCCTGCTGATCTTACTGTCAGCCTATTTCTTCAGCCGCCGTTTACAGCATAACCTGACCCTCTTTCAGCACGCTTTTAACGACGCGGTGGAAAATGGCATCCATCTCAATAAAGACAGCATCTTCTTTAATGAATTCAAGCAGCTGGCCGGCAGTGTTAACCGCATGATCGACCGCCTCAACCGGCAAACCGGCATCCTGCGGCATACCGCCCAGCACGATGCCCTCACCGATCTGCCAAACCGTCTGACCGGTAATGATCATCTGGAAACCATGCTGCAAACGGTGGCAGAACATAACGCCTCACTGGCCCTGTTCTTTATTGATCTGGATAACTTTAAAGAAGTTAACGACACCCTTGGCCACAGCGCCGGCGATCAGCTGTTACGCCAGGTAGCAGAACGTCTGCTGGGTACCCTCCGGGAGGAAGACCATCTGGCCCGGTTAGGGGGAGACGAATTCACCATTGTCACCGGTTTTATGCCTGACAAAGACGACGCGGTTACCATTGCTCAGAAGCTGCTGGACTGTTTCACCGCCCCGTTCACAATCGGCGAACAGCAGATTTTTGCCGGGGCCAGCATCGGCATCGCCATCTACCCGGAACACGGTCACACCTCCGAATTACTGTTACGCAATGCCGATGCCGCCATGTATCAGGCGAAACGCAACGGTAAGAACGCCTTCGCCTTCTACGACAGTCACCTGACGGTCAACCTGCAACACCGGGTGAATATGATCGACAGCCTGCGCCGGGCAATTGATAACCGGGAGTTCTGCCTGCATTATCAGCCACAGGTCTGTGTGAAGCGCAGCCTGACGGTCAGCTGCGAAGCCCTGATTCGCTGGCCCCGTGAACAGGGATGGATCAGCCCCGCCGACTTCATTCCCTACGCTGAGTCCAGCGGGCTGATTAACCCGATCGGCCGCTGGGTCATCAGGGAAGCCTGCGAGCAATGGGTGCGCTGGCGGGATCAGGGGCTCAGCCTGCGGGCCATTGCGGTGAATATATCCTGCCATCAGTTGCAGGAACCGGATTTCATTGATCATATTGTGAATTGTCTGGCAGAAACCGGCTGCCCGGCGCAGGCACTTGAACTGGAAGTGACAGAAAGCGCCTTACTGGATACCCCGGAAAAACTCACCCGGCTGTATAACATGGGCATCCGGCTGGCGCTGGATGACTTCGGCACCGGTTATTCATCCCTCTCATACCTGAAACAACTGCCGCTGAACAAGATCAAAATCGACCGCAGCTTCATCAACCATATCGCCCATGACGTCAATGATCTGGCCATTACCCGGGCAATACTTACCCTGGGACTAAGCCTGAAACTGGAAGTCATCGCCGAAGGGGTGGAAGAAAACCGGCAGTTAGATGTCCTGCGGGATGAACGCTGCCCGCTGATTCAGGGCTTTATTTTCAGCCAGGCACTGGCCGCAGATGACTTTTTTGAATATGCCATGCGCCACGGTAAGAACGAAGACCGCATCACCCGGATGGGCTGA